One window of the Bombyx mori chromosome 20, ASM3026992v2 genome contains the following:
- the LOC134200813 gene encoding uncharacterized protein LOC134200813: MDKNMEILWSKLEDKLNQQTLIITNTVTINVTEVLNEKLESLTEENKNLKLKISELEQKLQYLDKDKRKNNLVFFGVEENGKREIDLVEYIKKIIVEAGTPLDCQEVSNIYRIGASSTKSRPIIVTFTTTWKKNLILKNKPNLPQGIYVKEDYSKSVLETRKQLQPKVEEERKKGNIAYLKHDKLVVKKPYEVGREKRKRDQSGSPNWSSQKKSNTNKIPGRNPPNTGSKEIIKPNILNYIARGRSSSLSEIPKNQELT; the protein is encoded by the coding sequence ATGGATAAAAATATGGAAATATTATGGTCAAAATTAGAAGATAAGCTAAATCAACAAACTCTAATAATAACTAATACAGTCACAATAAATGTTACGGaggtgttaaatgaaaaattggAATCGCTtactgaagaaaataaaaacctcaaattaaaaatttctgaATTAGAACAAAAGCTACAGTATTTGGATAAAGATAAACGAAAGAATAATTTAGTCTTTTTCGGTGTCGAAGAAAATGGAAAAAGAGAAATAGATCTTGTAGAATACATAAAGAAGATTATCGTAGAAGCAGGCACCCCTCTGGACTGTCAAGaagtaagtaatatttataGAATCGGTGCGTCATCCACTAAAAGCCGCCCGATAATAGTGACCTTTACGACTACATGGAAAAAGAATCTTATACTAAAAAACAAACCTAACCTTCCACAAGGCATCTACGTGAAAGAAGATTATTCAAAAAGCGTCCTTGAAACGAGGAAACAACTACAACCGAAAGTAGAAGAAGAGCGTAAAAAGGGAAACATCGCATATTTGAAGCACGACAAATTGGTAGTAAAGAAACCATACGAGGTCGGCCGAGAAAAAAGGAAAAGAGATCAGTCTGGTTCACCAAATTGGTCATCACAAAAGAAGTCGAACACAAACAAAATTCCAGGAAGAAACCCGCCTAATACCGGTTCAAAAGAAATAATCAAAcctaacattttaaattatatagcaCGAGGAAGGTCATCTTCTTTATCTGAGATCCCAAAAAACCAGGAACTAACATAG